The window TTGTTAgataaaaaaagataatgaaaatagaaaaaaaaacattttgtacACCTTGATAtctttatttgattgaaaatcaaatgatgttaGTATTCACATTTTTACATTCATGCGCTTTATAATGCAGTGCATACTATAAGAATCTAATAGATCCTAGCTTGGACCACTGATGAAACTACTAAATACATATTAATGTatgaaaaacacacacacacatttatatataactcaaatttatccaaaaaaaaaccaccaccgTTAAGCTCTATATGATTATCTTTGGGCAACTCGATGAATTCTTTagtgtatttttttgttttgtttttatatagCAAAACTAAAATGTTCATACAagcaatttttattttagcaTCCCAACATAGACTTATTAACAAATTCATATCAGGAGCCCTAGACGTCATTGTCGTCTTGTGTTTAATATTTGTATGGAGCAataggatgatgatgatgatggtaaaaagTGAGTTTCcattgaactttttttccaatcttatttgattcgattttcgaGAAAAgcagaataataaaaaaataaatatatatattttttctcttttcgtTACACATcattgacaatgacaatatgttttcacacaaacacaaacatataaCAACACGGACATATTCGAATACaatttgtgtgtatttttttcctttattaGTGCCAAACAAATATCTAATGTCatgtaaattttattttcatttctatttgatatgactatatatatatatacagaaTATATTTGGAACGAacgttcatcattcatcaataactATCATCGAAATTATACATTAAATGAAAGCAaaaagaaagcaaaaaaaaaatcataataaaatcatcgattcataaatttcaaatatccATTTCATctttgacaaaaaatttactgTGATTTTTTCTTACCGGAATATTAaccatcatttatcattcacTCGGTAcgagaataaaaattctttgttgACATTAAGCATTGCAAtcattgtcgtcatcattcattttgttttcattgagaAATCTCTGAactctttttcattctcgATTCACCTATATATACACAATCCTAGTCATATTACATTTGATCgatcattaatgattgttacttgttgttgaagaattTATCTTCGGGACctagaaaaaaagacatcatttgttttaatCACTACAATCTTATATGAAAACCTGAGACatattcaacatcatcggtAACAACgattttatcaatcatctAATTGactaatcaacaacaaacatggATGCCAACATGAATGAAGATAATCAAGATACGAATACATCgagaatgatgaaatttgatcCTGCCGTTTTGGTTGTAAGCCATATAAGAACAATAAGTAAGTTTTTACCATTAGttttatatcattttttccattattcagATATTCAAGATGATTTTactaaaagagaaaaaagaatagaaTATTAATTAATAGTTATAacatttctgtttttttttcttttttttttgataacgatgatgaatatgatgaacatacaataattattaaattgatgatgatggcctgtcattctcatcatcatcatcattatgaccTGATCAATTGTTATTTATGTGTATAgtagtaataatgatgggACGTAAATTTCtcataatcaatttcaataaaaaagacatcttcaatgaaaatgataaagagAGATTAATTGGTGATGTTAAAATTGTCCTTGGATATCGATCACCAATATACTGGTTATTAATAGTGTTACATcgaatgacgatgatcatcatcatcatcatcataatgacgAAATTGTCATATATGATAAATGATTTACTGTCAAAGATTATATGTGAtaattgttaaaaaaaaattatttacttGAAATactgataatgaaatttacAACCAAAAATAGAAAGTTTgacacattcatttttcattcgtgtgcatgttgttattttttttttgcggctcctaaaaattaatttatccacttgaattgttgttaattataataataaaataataataatataatgatggtgaaacaGCGATGcatcgtttgttgtttttaataatcatagtttttttctttttaagaTTTATCCATTTTATATGCAAaattatgaagaaaaagttttcctttcaacaattttgacACCTTATCAACTTTTAGCCGgctactattttttttctaccaaaAGCTTTGTAGcatcaatatttattcatttggtaGCGATTGattccattgaatttatcCTTGTAAAAGTTTACTTTAAttctatttgaaatttttcttgttgttttcattactttttcttttcaagtGGGTAGTGAAATAATTCATGAATTAGTTTGAAtatttagttttgtttttttttgatgaaaattctatttttctgTTCTATTCTGTTTGATCATCGATTCAAAGTGtattctttgattttatatgattatgatgatgacaatgacaaccTATACAGTTCACTATCCACTGTCCATTCTAATGGTATAccagaattattttttccatttccatttaGATTCGGTTAGAAATCGATTCTTTCTGTTCATCtttattttgttcttttttatcgttcattaattcataatcgatgaataaaaataagacaaagaaaaaattctactaATTGAGAATCATTTCTTCCAATATTCCTATtcttataaataataatactaaTAATAGTAATTGTCTTTTCtactttttgtttatattttgtaccttttccatatatattttatattttatatatatgatcatACAATTCCCATTTCAGAGAATAAAggcaaatttttatttggtaCTTTTTAGCTTCTATCTTCTCTAACAGGCAAACAAACGTAAagaagagaagaaaaaaatgaacagaagTAGAAATTGGTTGTTAggcaatcgatgatgatgatgatgatgatgatgattgtcatgtTGGTGTGGATTGTGTCTATGcttatgtgtttgtgtttgtgtgtgtttgttgctCTCCGTCAACAAACAAGGAAAACTCCTGGATGAAGAAGCTACAGTACCAGAAAAAAGCCCATATATAAAAGcctgaatgaaaagaaaaaacaacgaaaaaccagaattattgttttgcttttgtttgatttgattggttggttgtttgtttgttattgacACATACATaaatcgaaagaaaaaaatttattgatatgATCCAAGAATTCAAGTGATTgttagaaaatttttgtttctttgatttttttttattatcctttcattgttttttcttgaaaaatgGCGAATCGCCACGAATCAACGTCATCGTCAAagcatttatcatcatttgatcgctgtcaatattcattttggaataaaatttgtcaaacattcacaaataataaaaaaacatcatcaccaccatcatcatcatcatcgaattcgaaaaatttatcatttgatgatgttaaaaataaaaataaacaaataataaacggaaataaaacaatttctGGAACAAAACAACCTTGTTTATCTATTAAACGAATTGGAGCACTAGCAtcgttcaataataataataataataatcatgatgatgatgatttttcctGTTGTCcagtgaaaattattataactGGTCggaatatgaataaattattataaaatttaatttgttttattgatttcttctattgattatcaataaatttcattgttcttttctttattttttatcaacaGCCAGAAATGGTGTCGAAATCAAAACCGTACAGGCATCAGtaggaaagaaaaatcaatactATACGAAAGATATTTCctatacaaatgaaaaaatgattggaaaTGGTTCATTTGGTGTTGTTTATCAAGCAACATTATTAGAAGAGAATGAAGTGGTTGCCATCAAACGCGTACTACAGGATCGACGTTTTAAAAATCGTGAATTAAGCATCATGGTCTCATTAGATCATTGCAATATTgttaaattaaaatatttcttttatacacacaaaaatgtaagttttttttaattatgtGACTATTAAGCAAgattataatcatattgttcatcataataactatatatatatagcaaCAGAAAGAAGacatatatttgaatttggtaTTAGAATTTATACCAGATACAGTTTCCAAAGTGGCCAGATATTATATGCGACAAGGAACAAAAATACCAATGAATATGATCAAGCTTTATATGTATCAATTGTTTCGTGCATTGGCATATATACATTCATTGGGCATCTGTCATCGAGATATTAAACCACAAAATCTTCTGGTCAATCCAATGAATGGCGTTCTTAAGCTCTGTGATTTTGGGAGGTTAGCAATCTGATAATctgtaaatttttatttgttaatCTGTTTTTATCTGTTGATTTCATCGAATTTGTAACTCTCACTTATGGCATACAGTGCAAAGCATTTAGTTCGAGGCGAAATGAATGTATCGTACATTTGTTCTCGATATTATCGAGCACcagaattgatttttggtgCCACTGAttatacaacaaaaatagGTAAATTATATTCAGCCGAAATTTACAATGAAATTCTATACTctcaatttttccattcatcagATATTTGGTCAGCTGGGTGTGTTTTCGCTGAACTATTACTTGGATATCCGATATTCTCAGGTGAATCGGGTGTCGATCAATTAGttgaaatcattaaaatACTCGGCACACCATCAAAAGATCAAATCAGGCGTATGAATAGAAATTATACAGAGTTTAAATTTCCGAAAATTACACCGAATCCTTGGGATCGGGtaagttctttttttttaacattgTTTTGCTTaccattataatcaaaaatgtcTTAGGTGTTTGGAGCTCGAACTCCTCCCGAAGTTATTGATCTTATCTCTAAGCTGCTTGATTATACGCCATTTTTACGTCTTGATCCATTGAAATGTTGTACGCATCGGTTCTTTGATGAATTAAGAATTCCCAATTACCGGTTACCACAAGATCGAGAACCTCCACCATTGTTCAATTTCACTGAACAAGGTAACTTTACGATTCAAATTATTCtgttttaatttgttttttttccggatTATCAGAGCTTAAAATAGCACCAGAATTGAATTCTATTCTCATACCACAACATCTACATTCACAATTTTCTGAATATATAATTGATAATACCAACAATCGTGACCTGATCGATTCTACTACGAATGATCCAACTCCTTCAACATCTTCATCAGCTGTGGCTACTGTCGGTTGTGGAAGCGAAGCCGTAAGCAATGCATCTCAATCATCCGAATTGAAAGCATCAACTTCATCGGTAGGCAGCAGCAACGGAGGTACAGGCGGTGGTGTTGTTGGCAATGTTCCTCAGCAATCTCACATGGCCGCATCACCATCAAGTTCAGTTAGCTCAAATCCACGattctcattatcatcgccgaagcagcagcagcaaacaTCATCCGAAGCTAGCCTGAAAACTGCTTTGaatgatccaaatgaatCGACGGTATCTTCATCAACCAATAATGTTCAATCGGTTTCTGGT of the Dermatophagoides farinae isolate YC_2012a chromosome 1, ASM2471394v1, whole genome shotgun sequence genome contains:
- the LOC124492644 gene encoding glycogen synthase kinase-3 isoform X1 — encoded protein: MANRHESTSSSKHLSSFDRCQYSFWNKICQTFTNNKKTSSPPSSSSSNSKNLSFDDVKNKNKQIINGNKTISGTKQPCLSIKRIGALASFNNNNNNNHDDDDFSCCPVKIIITARNGVEIKTVQASVGKKNQYYTKDISYTNEKMIGNGSFGVVYQATLLEENEVVAIKRVLQDRRFKNRELSIMVSLDHCNIVKLKYFFYTHKNQQKEDIYLNLVLEFIPDTVSKVARYYMRQGTKIPMNMIKLYMYQLFRALAYIHSLGICHRDIKPQNLLVNPMNGVLKLCDFGSAKHLVRGEMNVSYICSRYYRAPELIFGATDYTTKIDIWSAGCVFAELLLGYPIFSGESGVDQLVEIIKILGTPSKDQIRRMNRNYTEFKFPKITPNPWDRVFGARTPPEVIDLISKLLDYTPFLRLDPLKCCTHRFFDELRIPNYRLPQDREPPPLFNFTEQELKIAPELNSILIPQHLHSQFSEYIIDNTNNRDLIDSTTNDPTPSTSSSAVATVGCGSEAVSNASQSSELKASTSSVGSSNGGTGGGVVGNVPQQSHMAASPSSSVSSNPRFSLSSPKQQQQTSSEASLKTALNDPNESTVSSSTNNVQSVSGDNNAGKLTDISNDPVTTTTAATATAPAATVKIEQ
- the LOC124492644 gene encoding glycogen synthase kinase-3 isoform X2 — encoded protein: MDANMNEDNQDTNTSRMMKFDPAVLVVSHIRTITRNGVEIKTVQASVGKKNQYYTKDISYTNEKMIGNGSFGVVYQATLLEENEVVAIKRVLQDRRFKNRELSIMVSLDHCNIVKLKYFFYTHKNQQKEDIYLNLVLEFIPDTVSKVARYYMRQGTKIPMNMIKLYMYQLFRALAYIHSLGICHRDIKPQNLLVNPMNGVLKLCDFGSAKHLVRGEMNVSYICSRYYRAPELIFGATDYTTKIDIWSAGCVFAELLLGYPIFSGESGVDQLVEIIKILGTPSKDQIRRMNRNYTEFKFPKITPNPWDRVFGARTPPEVIDLISKLLDYTPFLRLDPLKCCTHRFFDELRIPNYRLPQDREPPPLFNFTEQELKIAPELNSILIPQHLHSQFSEYIIDNTNNRDLIDSTTNDPTPSTSSSAVATVGCGSEAVSNASQSSELKASTSSVGSSNGGTGGGVVGNVPQQSHMAASPSSSVSSNPRFSLSSPKQQQQTSSEASLKTALNDPNESTVSSSTNNVQSVSGDNNAGKLTDISNDPVTTTTAATATAPAATVKIEQ